A stretch of the Notamacropus eugenii isolate mMacEug1 chromosome 2, mMacEug1.pri_v2, whole genome shotgun sequence genome encodes the following:
- the TMX2 gene encoding thioredoxin-related transmembrane protein 2 isoform X3, with protein sequence MAVLAPLLALLYSVPRLSRWLAKPYYLLSALLSVAFLLVRKLPPVCLGLPTQREDGNPCDFDWREVEILMFLSAIVMMKNRRSITVEQHIGNIFMFSKVANAILFFRLDIRMGLLYITLCIVFLMTCKPPLYMGPEYIKYFNDKTIDEELERDKRVTWIVEFFANWSNECQSFAPIYADLSLKYNCAGLNFGKVDVGRYPDVQSEHVPSHQAASHPDPVPGGERGDAQTPD encoded by the exons ATGGCGGTGTTGGCTCCGCTGCTGGCGCTGCTGTACTCGGTGCCGCGGCTCTCGCGATGGCTGGCTAAGCCGTACTACCTACTGTCGGCGCTCCTGTCGGTGGCTTTCCTGCTCGTGAGGAAGCTGCCGCCGGTCTGCCTCGGTCTCCCCACGCAGCGCGAGGACGGCAACCCCTGCGACTTTGACTGG AGGGAGGTGGAGATCTTAATGTTCCTCAGTGCCATTGTAATGATGAAGAACCGGAGATCAA TCACTGTGGAGCAACATATAGGTAACATCTTCATGTTCAGTAAGGTTGCCAATGCGATCCTCTTTTTCCGCCTGGACATTCGAATGGGCCTGCTCTACATCACGCTCTGCATAG TGTTCCTGATGACTTGCAAACCCCCTCTCTACATGGGCCCTGAATACATCAAATACTTTAATGACAAGACAATCGAT GAAGAGCTGGAACGGGACAAGCGGGTCACATGGATCGTGGAGTTCTTTGCCAATTGGTCTAATGAATGCCAGTCATTTGCTCCTATCTATGCTGATCTCTCCCTCAA GTACAACTGTGCAGGGCTGAATTTTGGGAAAGTGGATGTCGGACGCTACCCTGAC GTACAAAGTGAGCACGTCCCCTCTCACCAAGCAGCTTCCCACCCTGATCCTGTTCCAGGGGGGGAAAGAGGTGATGCGCAGACCCCAGATTGA
- the TMX2 gene encoding thioredoxin-related transmembrane protein 2 isoform X1 has translation MAVLAPLLALLYSVPRLSRWLAKPYYLLSALLSVAFLLVRKLPPVCLGLPTQREDGNPCDFDWREVEILMFLSAIVMMKNRRSITVEQHIGNIFMFSKVANAILFFRLDIRMGLLYITLCIVFLMTCKPPLYMGPEYIKYFNDKTIDEELERDKRVTWIVEFFANWSNECQSFAPIYADLSLKYNCAGLNFGKVDVGRYPDVSTRYKVSTSPLTKQLPTLILFQGGKEVMRRPQIDKKGRAVSWTFSEENVIREFSLNELYQRAKKQTKTRDTIPEEPPESAAPHTQPDEESKKDK, from the exons ATGGCGGTGTTGGCTCCGCTGCTGGCGCTGCTGTACTCGGTGCCGCGGCTCTCGCGATGGCTGGCTAAGCCGTACTACCTACTGTCGGCGCTCCTGTCGGTGGCTTTCCTGCTCGTGAGGAAGCTGCCGCCGGTCTGCCTCGGTCTCCCCACGCAGCGCGAGGACGGCAACCCCTGCGACTTTGACTGG AGGGAGGTGGAGATCTTAATGTTCCTCAGTGCCATTGTAATGATGAAGAACCGGAGATCAA TCACTGTGGAGCAACATATAGGTAACATCTTCATGTTCAGTAAGGTTGCCAATGCGATCCTCTTTTTCCGCCTGGACATTCGAATGGGCCTGCTCTACATCACGCTCTGCATAG TGTTCCTGATGACTTGCAAACCCCCTCTCTACATGGGCCCTGAATACATCAAATACTTTAATGACAAGACAATCGAT GAAGAGCTGGAACGGGACAAGCGGGTCACATGGATCGTGGAGTTCTTTGCCAATTGGTCTAATGAATGCCAGTCATTTGCTCCTATCTATGCTGATCTCTCCCTCAA GTACAACTGTGCAGGGCTGAATTTTGGGAAAGTGGATGTCGGACGCTACCCTGACGTCAGTACGAG GTACAAAGTGAGCACGTCCCCTCTCACCAAGCAGCTTCCCACCCTGATCCTGTTCCAGGGGGGGAAAGAGGTGATGCGCAGACCCCAGATTGACAAGAAGGGTCGAGCCGTCTCTTGGACTTTCTCTGAG GAGAACGTGATCCGTGAGTTCAGCCTGAATGAGCTGTACCAACGTGCCAAGAAGCAGACCAAGACCCGAGACACAATTCCTGAGGAGCCACCTGAGTCTGCAGCCCCTCACACACAGCCTGATGAAGAAAGCAAGAAGGACAAATAG
- the TMX2 gene encoding thioredoxin-related transmembrane protein 2 isoform X2 — MFLSAIVMMKNRRSITVEQHIGNIFMFSKVANAILFFRLDIRMGLLYITLCIVFLMTCKPPLYMGPEYIKYFNDKTIDEELERDKRVTWIVEFFANWSNECQSFAPIYADLSLKYNCAGLNFGKVDVGRYPDVSTRYKVSTSPLTKQLPTLILFQGGKEVMRRPQIDKKGRAVSWTFSEENVIREFSLNELYQRAKKQTKTRDTIPEEPPESAAPHTQPDEESKKDK; from the exons ATGTTCCTCAGTGCCATTGTAATGATGAAGAACCGGAGATCAA TCACTGTGGAGCAACATATAGGTAACATCTTCATGTTCAGTAAGGTTGCCAATGCGATCCTCTTTTTCCGCCTGGACATTCGAATGGGCCTGCTCTACATCACGCTCTGCATAG TGTTCCTGATGACTTGCAAACCCCCTCTCTACATGGGCCCTGAATACATCAAATACTTTAATGACAAGACAATCGAT GAAGAGCTGGAACGGGACAAGCGGGTCACATGGATCGTGGAGTTCTTTGCCAATTGGTCTAATGAATGCCAGTCATTTGCTCCTATCTATGCTGATCTCTCCCTCAA GTACAACTGTGCAGGGCTGAATTTTGGGAAAGTGGATGTCGGACGCTACCCTGACGTCAGTACGAG GTACAAAGTGAGCACGTCCCCTCTCACCAAGCAGCTTCCCACCCTGATCCTGTTCCAGGGGGGGAAAGAGGTGATGCGCAGACCCCAGATTGACAAGAAGGGTCGAGCCGTCTCTTGGACTTTCTCTGAG GAGAACGTGATCCGTGAGTTCAGCCTGAATGAGCTGTACCAACGTGCCAAGAAGCAGACCAAGACCCGAGACACAATTCCTGAGGAGCCACCTGAGTCTGCAGCCCCTCACACACAGCCTGATGAAGAAAGCAAGAAGGACAAATAG
- the SELENOH gene encoding selenoprotein H, which produces MAPRGRKRKADATADGEAEKPEKLAQGGDAGEARVVIEHCRSURVYARHAEAVSQALRLARPELPVLLNPTKPRRSSFEVTLQRPDGSRAELWSGIKKGPPRKLKFPEPGQVVEELKNQLA; this is translated from the exons ATGGCTCCTCGCGGGAGGAAGCGCAAGGCGGACGCGACGGCGGACGGGGAAGCCGAGAAGCCGGAGAAGCTGGCTCAGGGCGGCGATGCGGGAGAGGCCCGCGTGGTCATTGAGCACTG CCGGAGCTGACGCGTGTACGCGCGCCACGCGGAGGCCGTGAGCCAGGCGCTGCGCCTCGCCCGCCCGGAGCTGCCCGTGCTGCTGAACCCCACTAAGCCCCGCCGGAGCAGCTTCGAGGTGACGCTGCAGCGCCCCGACGGCAGCC GGGCGGAGCTCTGGAGTGGGATTAAAAAGGGTCCTCCAAGAAAACTGAAGTTTCCTGAGCCGGGGCAGGTGGTGGAGGAGCTTAAGAACCAGTTGGCTTAA
- the BTBD18 gene encoding BTB/POZ domain-containing protein 18 codes for MCSPESPKIVYRNPRLLRLAFLQLHHQQQSGIFCDVLLQAEGEAVPAHCCILSACSPFFTERLQREWPAQGRKVVLELGGLKIGTLRKLVDFLYTSEMEVSREEAQDVLLAARQLRVSELESLQLEGGKLVRAAQGRRLNRECLQPPPTAPIFARVVEPSPSRRPRTPLPTSQAACPAQTGKLKLLGKEEDPQEESRGQSTENLSEISGPFPIKGKAKICPPTQAESFSPKNQGQGPKENRRVPGPVATELFPPSPTVDEPLLPRKIRLSRSKLSPDVCLAKSLSAVTGPSSASTAPSRRLWRQKTLSKEVTEEEQEPGKASLLEGTSSPTLPTKMGGNKRSPEARAPSSDSAEEGQVGRVKLRKIVNGSCWEVVQESSSRDSQESQQTPGPGGESGEETQRPGMDLMEEDDKLSVEISLCPLDSPACSRFQETLVPASQFPDQAMVKSEFPDIPDMVGKEALLSGDCREPYEFVPALLGQPCEAEEYRITSAAATSELEEILDFMLCDSDIGPSVDSLESPRAGNSRTPTYPLTEPEKNWVEEEWCLPDVELWPREFAGLEKDSIKVREDKESVEPLSPLVGSHMREGEGLAVPTTWTSEPGSISPQPDEQGEKLLCTESPVHFHAPYGDLSPPCSNWVDTSFGKPSVTDDTLYPDGDSVVACPEIKEEELVNSEKLGLSPCSLEEEGEIDVVDWTAQVGQLPFHGLSVWPDPSSESETEVDVLT; via the exons ATGTGCTCTCCTGAGAGCCCCAAAATCGTCTACAGGAATCCCAGACTCCTCCGATTAGCTTTTCTCCAACTCCATCACCAGCAGCAGAGTGGTATATTCTGTGATGTTCTTCTGCAGGCAGAAG GTGAGGCAGTCCCAGCTCACTGCTGCATCCTCTCAGCCTGCAGCCCTTTCTTCACTGAGCGTCTCCAACGGGAGTGGCCTGCCCAGGGCCGAAAGGTGGTATTAGAGCTGGGGGGCCTGAAGATTGGGACTCTTCGAAAGCTGGTGGATTTCCTCTATACCTCAGAGATGGAAGTCTCCCGGGAAGAAGCCCAGGATGTGCTGTTAGCTGCCCGCCAGCTTCGAGTCTCAGAGCTGGAATCCCTGCAGCTGGAAGGTGGAAAGCTGGTTCGGGCAGCACAGGGCAGACGCTTAAATCGGGAATGCTTGCAGCCCCCACCCACTGCACCAATCTTTGCCAGGGTGGTCGAGCCCAGCCCCAGCCGCCGTCCCCGAACTCCCCTGCCTACTTCCCAAGCTGCCTGTCCTGCTCAGACTGGAAAGCTCAAGCtgttggggaaagaggaagatccCCAGGAAGAAAGCAGAGGGCAGAGCACAGAGAACTTGTCAGAGATATCAGGTCCCTTCCCCATCAAGGGGAAAGCCAAGATCTGTCCTCCCACTCAAGCAGAAAGCTTTTCACCTAAGAACCAGGGTCAGGGGCCCAAGGAGAACAGGAGGGTGCCAGGCCCTGTAGCTACTGAGCTTTTCCCACCCAGCCCCACTGTGGATGAACCTCTCTTGCCCAGGAAGATTAGGCTAAGCCGCTCAAAACTCTCCCCCGATGTTTGTCTAGCCAAGTCTCTCAGTGCTGTAACAGGGCCCAGTTCAGCATCCACGGCACCTAGCCGCCGTCTCTGGAGGCAGAAGACTTTGAGCAAGGAGGTCACAGAAGAGGAGCAGGAACCAGGAAAAGCCAGCCTTCTGGAGGGGACTTCTAGTCCTACCCTTCCAACCAAGATGGGCGGGAATAAGCGGAGCCCTGAGGCTAGGGCACCTAGCTCAGACTCTGCAGAGGAAGGACAGGTTGGACGGGTAAAGCTTCGAAAGATTGTTAATGGCAGCTGCTGGGAGGTGGTCCAGGAATCTTCTTCCAGGGATTCTCAAGAGAGCCAGCAGACCCCAGGGCCAGGGGGAGAATCTGGAGAGGAGACTCAGAGACCTGGGATGGACCTCATGGAAGAAGACGATAAGCTATCTGTTGAAATCAGTTTGTGCCCATTGGATTCCCCAGCTTGTTCCAGGTTCCAAGAAACCCTGGTGCCTGCCAGTCAGTTTCCAGACCAGGCAATGGTGAAGTCAGAATTTCCAGACATCCCTGATATGGTGGGGAAAGAAGCTCTGTTAAGTGGAGACTGCAGAGAGCCGTATGAGTTTGTTCCTGCCTTGTTGGGTCAACCTTGTGAGGCAGAGGAATACCGAATCACCAGTGCTGCCGCAACCAGCGAGCTAGAGGAAATCTTGGACTTCATGCTCTGTGACTCAGACATTGGCCCTTCTGTAGATTCCCTGGAGAGTCCCAGGGCTGGAAACTCAAGGACCCCCACCTATCCCCTGACTGAGCCTGAAAAGAACTGGGTAGAAGAAGAATGGTGTTTACCAGATGTGGAGCTGTGGCCAAGAGAGTTTGCTGGATTAGAGAAGGACTCCATTAAAGTCAGAGAGGATAAGGAGTCTGTAGAGCCTCTTAGCCCCCTCGTGGGCTCTCACATGAGAGAAGGTGAAGGACTAGCAGTGCCCACCACGTGGACTTCAGAGCCTGGATCTATCAGCCCCCAACCAGATGAGCAAGGAGAGAAATTACTCTGCACAGAGTCCCCTGTCCATTTTCATGCACCTTATGGAGACTTGTCACCTCCCTGCTCCAACTGGGTGGACACTAGTTTTGGAAAACCCTCTGTCACTGATGATACTCTATACCCAGATGGAGACTCAGTAGTGGCATGCCCAGAGATCAAGGAGGAAGAGCTTGTAAACTCAGAGAAGCTGGGACTGTCCCCTTGTAGcctagaggaagaaggggagattgATGTAGTGGACTGGACAGCACAAGTTGGGCAGCTGCCCTTCCATGGTCTCTCTGTGTGGCCTGACCCATCCTCGGAATCAGAAACAGAGGTGGACGTCTTGACGTAG